One Microlunatus soli genomic window carries:
- a CDS encoding ferritin-like domain-containing protein: protein MKRRDLIKGAAAVIPAGIALEMLGTKWAFADDNDFDGPMDVLNYALTLEYLEAEFYRQGNGHELLHGRAKKYLETVQTDEEAHVMAIQDTIKKLGGSVMPAPEVDFGASFKSKHSFLDAAYTFENLGVQAYLGAAPSLFQEKELLTAAASIFGVEARHAAIIGVLQKREAEGGVYKGAFETPQTKSKVLQAASPFIVSAQTL from the coding sequence ATGAAACGACGCGATCTGATCAAGGGCGCCGCGGCCGTCATTCCGGCCGGCATCGCGCTGGAGATGCTCGGCACCAAATGGGCCTTCGCCGACGACAACGACTTCGACGGTCCGATGGATGTGCTGAACTACGCACTCACCTTGGAATACCTGGAGGCCGAGTTCTACCGGCAGGGCAACGGACACGAGCTGCTCCACGGCAGGGCGAAGAAGTACCTCGAGACGGTACAGACCGACGAAGAGGCACATGTGATGGCCATCCAGGACACGATCAAGAAGCTCGGCGGCTCGGTGATGCCGGCGCCGGAGGTCGACTTCGGAGCATCGTTCAAGTCCAAGCACAGTTTCCTGGATGCGGCCTACACCTTCGAGAACCTGGGGGTGCAGGCCTATCTCGGCGCGGCACCGTCGCTGTTCCAGGAGAAGGAGTTGTTGACCGCAGCGGCCAGCATCTTCGGTGTCGAGGCGCGGCATGCCGCGATCATCGGAGTGCTGCAGAAGCGCGAGGCGGAGGGCGGCGTGTACAAGGGCGCCTTCGAGACCCCGCAGACCAAGAGCAAGGTACTGCAGGCCGCGAGTCCGTTCATCGTCTCGGCACAGACGCTGTAG
- the sigK gene encoding ECF RNA polymerase sigma factor SigK, translating into MNLFVVPDGPPDPDSGAADADRARRPEAGGRMDEDLLADLVRRSALGHEDAFAELYDLTASRVYGVILRVLRSSDQAAEVTQEVFVEIWRTCTRYRLDRGTVLTWMLTIAHRRGVDRIRSAQSRTDREERYSRQTMAEPRDDVAESVEQRWDTDRVRAGLAQLTELQREAVTLAYFGGYSQSQIAGLLEIPLGTVKTRMRDGLIKLRDALEVRA; encoded by the coding sequence ATGAACCTGTTCGTTGTTCCGGATGGCCCGCCCGATCCCGACAGCGGTGCGGCCGATGCCGATCGGGCCCGCCGGCCCGAGGCTGGAGGCCGGATGGATGAGGACCTGCTCGCCGACCTGGTACGGCGGTCAGCACTCGGGCACGAGGACGCCTTCGCCGAGCTGTACGACCTGACCGCGTCCCGGGTCTACGGAGTGATCCTGCGGGTGCTGCGGTCGTCGGATCAGGCGGCGGAGGTGACCCAGGAGGTGTTCGTGGAGATCTGGCGGACCTGCACTCGCTATCGCCTCGACCGGGGCACCGTGCTGACCTGGATGCTGACGATCGCGCATCGCCGCGGTGTCGACCGGATCCGCTCGGCTCAGAGTCGGACCGACCGCGAGGAGCGCTACTCCCGGCAGACGATGGCCGAGCCGCGGGATGATGTTGCCGAGTCGGTCGAACAGCGGTGGGACACCGATCGGGTCCGGGCCGGGTTGGCGCAGCTGACCGAGTTGCAGCGTGAGGCCGTCACGTTGGCCTACTTCGGTGGCTACAGCCAGAGCCAGATCGCCGGCCTGTTGGAGATACCGCTCGGCACGGTGAAGACGAGAATGAGAGATGGCTTGATCAAACTTCGAGACGCGCTGGAGGTGCGAGCATGA
- a CDS encoding sortase, which translates to MSIDSPQPNQRRPRWWKRILIGGPILAVVAVGPWLIPWDSITGRADAQQPTVLRQLESPGPDSGSSRAASPADEAPDDQAVRDVTERMSSQGSIGYDLPVSPADLSAVKTKPGPYVKLGRLRVPAINLDVPYGEGVFAKTLEKGPGHWPGTPMPGHRGNAVISGHRNTHTQPFKYLNLLKPGNKIISTYGKEDPVSYRVQKTTIVPEAKFKDFVVEQPSDDNAKQITLFACHPEGNPIYRIVVRAEAE; encoded by the coding sequence ATGTCGATCGACAGTCCCCAACCGAACCAGCGCCGACCACGGTGGTGGAAGCGGATCCTCATCGGCGGACCGATCCTGGCCGTCGTCGCCGTCGGCCCGTGGCTGATTCCGTGGGACTCGATCACCGGACGTGCCGACGCCCAACAGCCCACCGTGTTGCGGCAGTTGGAGTCGCCCGGTCCGGACAGCGGCTCGAGCCGCGCGGCGTCACCGGCGGACGAGGCGCCGGACGATCAGGCCGTCCGGGACGTGACCGAGAGGATGTCGTCGCAGGGCAGCATCGGCTACGACCTACCGGTCTCGCCCGCGGATCTTTCCGCCGTCAAGACCAAACCGGGGCCGTACGTCAAACTCGGCCGGCTCCGGGTGCCGGCGATCAACCTCGATGTCCCTTACGGAGAAGGCGTTTTCGCCAAAACGCTGGAGAAGGGGCCCGGGCACTGGCCGGGGACGCCGATGCCGGGCCATCGGGGCAATGCCGTGATCTCCGGTCACCGCAACACCCACACCCAACCGTTCAAGTACCTCAACCTGCTGAAGCCGGGGAACAAGATCATCTCGACCTACGGCAAGGAGGACCCGGTCAGCTACCGGGTGCAGAAGACCACCATCGTCCCGGAGGCGAAGTTCAAGGACTTCGTCGTCGAGCAGCCCAGTGACGACAACGCGAAGCAGATCACCTTGTTCGCCTGTCATCCGGAGGGCAATCCTATCTACCGCATCGTCGTCCGAGCTGAGGCCGAGTGA
- a CDS encoding ferritin-like domain-containing protein → MTDQVSAAGGSPQDGPPEVFDGKPVINFRDNDVRRRFLKTAAVIGAGSTLAAATRMDSRAWGDSKTNDLDILNYALTLEYLEADFYTQGIQGDALSGRALELIKPIRDHEQEHVKAVKATIKDLGGKAVDKPKFKYPEGTFTSRSKFLKTASTFEELGVTAYHGQVARVKDGDILAAAASIAGVESRHAAVLAYLIEGDPFPEPFEKRMTMDQVLAAAKPFIKS, encoded by the coding sequence ATGACTGATCAAGTAAGCGCTGCGGGCGGATCACCGCAGGACGGGCCGCCGGAAGTCTTCGACGGCAAGCCGGTGATCAATTTCCGTGACAACGACGTGCGCCGGCGGTTCCTCAAGACCGCCGCGGTGATCGGTGCGGGATCGACCCTCGCAGCCGCGACCCGGATGGATTCGCGGGCCTGGGGTGATTCCAAGACCAACGATCTGGACATCCTCAACTACGCGCTCACGCTGGAATACCTGGAAGCCGACTTCTACACCCAGGGGATTCAGGGCGACGCGTTGTCCGGCCGGGCGCTGGAGCTGATCAAGCCGATCCGTGATCACGAGCAGGAGCACGTGAAGGCGGTCAAGGCGACGATCAAGGACCTCGGTGGTAAGGCCGTCGACAAACCGAAGTTCAAGTATCCCGAAGGGACGTTCACCAGTCGATCGAAGTTCCTGAAGACGGCCTCGACCTTCGAAGAGCTCGGTGTCACGGCTTACCACGGTCAGGTCGCCCGAGTGAAGGACGGCGACATCCTTGCCGCTGCCGCGTCGATCGCGGGCGTCGAGTCCCGACATGCCGCAGTTCTGGCCTACCTGATCGAGGGCGACCCGTTCCCGGAGCCGTTCGAAAAGCGGATGACCATGGACCAGGTGCTGGCCGCGGCGAAGCCGTTCATCAAGAGCTGA
- a CDS encoding SRPBCC family protein: MQGSVTVPMRADADKIWALLSDPTRIGRYSPETFEGEWTHGSTGPEVGARFRGHVRRNGRGPVYWTPCVVTDSVPGRRFEFAVGRADRPVIRWGYELTPTADGTDVREYFAAVPSRLLNVYWAIVGRARTRTNLRDMRATLERIRAEVE; this comes from the coding sequence ATGCAAGGATCAGTGACAGTGCCGATGCGGGCCGATGCCGACAAGATCTGGGCGTTGCTCAGCGACCCGACCCGAATCGGTCGCTACAGCCCCGAGACCTTCGAAGGGGAGTGGACCCACGGGTCCACCGGGCCGGAGGTCGGCGCCCGGTTCCGCGGGCACGTCCGGCGCAACGGCCGCGGGCCGGTCTACTGGACGCCGTGTGTGGTGACCGACTCCGTACCCGGTCGACGCTTCGAATTCGCCGTCGGGCGTGCCGATCGGCCGGTCATCCGGTGGGGATACGAACTGACACCGACCGCCGACGGGACCGACGTCCGGGAGTACTTCGCCGCGGTGCCGTCCCGGCTCCTGAACGTCTACTGGGCGATCGTCGGACGGGCCCGGACACGAACCAACCTGCGCGATATGCGGGCCACCCTGGAACGGATCCGCGCCGAG
- a CDS encoding Nramp family divalent metal transporter: MLGPALVAGIAYLDPGNVAANMTAGARYGFLLVWVVVLANLIAWLVQYLAAKLGLAADRSLADLLAERIRGRWPRRLYWLQAELVTMATDVAEVIGGAVALDLLFSLPLLVGGAITAVVSLLLLGIRSAGRQRFFERVIIGLLLMIVIGFTASLFVRPPSPTVVVGGLVPRLDGTGSLLLAASILGATVMPHAIYAHSALARDRYAGHNAPGSIRQTLRAARWDVTIALVIAGGVNLAILVSAGTLLRGQQGTDSLPGAFAAIREGAGPVIAMIFAIGLLASGLASTAVGGYAGGEVMQSLLRIRLGVLTRRLITAVPAMIILGAGLDPTKALVLSQVLLSFGIPFALLPLLWLTSQRSLMGRLRNRRPTMIAGGVSGLALTALNVVLIVLTL; this comes from the coding sequence ATGCTCGGCCCCGCGCTGGTCGCCGGGATCGCCTATCTGGACCCGGGGAACGTCGCGGCCAACATGACCGCCGGAGCCCGGTACGGATTCCTGTTGGTGTGGGTGGTGGTGCTGGCCAACCTGATCGCCTGGCTGGTGCAGTATCTGGCGGCCAAGCTGGGGCTGGCCGCCGACCGCAGCCTGGCGGACCTGTTGGCCGAGCGGATCCGTGGCCGGTGGCCGCGACGGCTCTACTGGCTGCAGGCCGAACTGGTCACGATGGCCACCGATGTCGCCGAGGTGATCGGTGGCGCGGTCGCCCTCGATCTGCTCTTCAGCCTCCCGCTGCTGGTCGGAGGTGCGATCACCGCCGTCGTTTCCCTTCTCCTGCTAGGAATCCGGTCGGCCGGCCGACAACGGTTCTTCGAACGGGTGATCATCGGACTGCTGCTGATGATCGTGATCGGATTCACCGCCAGCCTGTTCGTACGCCCGCCGTCGCCGACCGTCGTCGTCGGCGGACTGGTCCCGCGGCTCGACGGGACGGGGTCCCTGCTGCTGGCTGCCTCGATCCTCGGGGCGACCGTGATGCCGCACGCGATCTACGCCCACTCGGCTCTCGCTCGTGATCGCTATGCCGGGCACAATGCGCCGGGCAGCATCCGGCAGACCCTGCGAGCCGCCCGCTGGGACGTCACGATCGCGCTGGTCATCGCCGGCGGCGTCAACCTGGCCATCCTCGTCTCCGCGGGCACGCTGCTCCGCGGCCAGCAGGGCACCGACTCGCTCCCCGGGGCGTTCGCCGCGATCCGGGAAGGCGCCGGGCCGGTCATCGCGATGATCTTCGCGATCGGACTGCTGGCGTCCGGGCTGGCCTCCACCGCCGTCGGTGGATACGCCGGCGGTGAGGTGATGCAGAGCCTGCTCCGGATCCGGCTCGGCGTGCTGACGCGCCGGTTGATCACCGCTGTTCCGGCGATGATCATCCTCGGCGCGGGACTGGATCCGACAAAAGCCCTGGTGCTCAGCCAGGTGTTGTTGTCCTTCGGCATCCCGTTCGCCCTGCTGCCGCTGCTCTGGCTGACCTCGCAACGGAGCCTGATGGGACGGCTGCGTAACCGCCGACCGACGATGATCGCCGGAGGGGTCAGCGGACTCGCGCTGACCGCACTCAATGTGGTCCTGATCGTCCTGACGCTCTAG